In Equus quagga isolate Etosha38 chromosome 14, UCLA_HA_Equagga_1.0, whole genome shotgun sequence, one DNA window encodes the following:
- the LOC124252607 gene encoding olfactory receptor 8B3-like — protein sequence MAHGNDSFITQFILVGLTDRPDLQLPLFFLFLIMYMVTVLGNVCLITLIGLNSHLHTPMYFFLFNLSFIDVCYSSVFTPKMLVNFISKKNIISYIGCMTQLYFFCFFIISECYVLTAMAYDRYVAICKPLLYNVAMSPKVCSNLMLGSYFMAFSGAMAHTGCMLRVTFCDANTINHYLCDIFPLLQLSCTSTYVNELEVFIVVGINIIVPSVTIFVSYGFILSSILHISSTEGRSKAFGTCSSHIIAVSLFFGSAAFMYLKPSSAVSMDEGKISSVFYTNTVPLMNPLIYSLRNKDVKIALRKTLSMRNF from the coding sequence ATGGCTCACGGAAATGACTCTTTCATTACTCAATTCATTTTGGTGGGATTAACAGATCGACCAGATCTCCAACTCCCtctgttctttctatttctaataaTGTATATGGTTACTGTGTTGGGAAATGTGTGTTTGATAACTTTAATTGGGCTGAATTCACACTTGCACACccctatgtactttttcctctttaatttgtCCTTCATAGATGTCTGTTACTCTTCTGTGTTTACACCCAAAATGTTGGTTAACTtcatatcaaagaagaatattatCTCCTACATAGGATGCATGACCCAgctttactttttctgtttttttattatttctgaatgCTATGTGCTGACAGCAATGGCCTAtgatcgctatgtggccatctgtaaaccaCTTTTGTATAACGTTGCCATGTCCCCTAAAGTGTGTTCCAACCTCATGCTTGGTTCATACTTTATGGCATTTTCTGGTGCCATGGCCCACACTGGATGCATGCTAAGAGTGACCTTCTGTGATGCAAACACCATCAACCATTATTTGTGTGAcatcttccctctgctccagctctcCTGCACGAGCACCTACGTCAATGAGCTGGAAGTTTTCATTGTGGTGGGCATCAACATCATTGTGCCCAGTGTCACCATCTTTGTCTCTTACGGTTTTATCCTCTCCAGCATCCTCCACATCAGTTCCACAGAGGGCAGGTCCAAAGCATTTGGTACCTGCAGTTCCCACATTAttgctgtttctctcttctttggatcAGCTGCATTTATGTATCTCAAACCATCTTCTGCTGTGTCTATGGATGAGGGAAAAATCTCTTCTGTCTTTTACACCAATACAGTTCCCTTGATGAATCCCTTAATTTATAGTTTGAGGAACAAAGATGTTAAAATTGCTCTGAGAAAAACTCTCAGCATGAGAAATTTTTGA
- the LOC124252610 gene encoding olfactory receptor 8B3-like, with protein sequence MASGNRSFMTEFTLLGLTDQPYLQLPLFFLFLVMYIFTALGNLGMMILIGLNSNLHTPMYFFLFNLSFIDFFYSSVFTPKMLVNFISKENIISYMGCMTQLYFLCFFGISECYVLTSMAYDRYVAIRKPLLYSVVMSHKVCSSLMLGSYLMAFSGAMAHTGYMLRLTFCDANTINHYLCDIFPLLQLSCTSTYVNELEVFIVVGINVIVPSVTIFVSYGFILSSILHISSTEGRSKAFGTCSSHIIAISLFFGSGAFMYLKPSSAASMNEGKISSVFYTNTVPLMNPLIYSLRNKDVKLALRKTQDKVLIRFSICLCT encoded by the coding sequence ATGGCTTCTGGAAATCGTTCCTTCATGACAGAATTCACTCTATTGGGATTAACAGATCAACCATATCTTCAACTTCCCCTGTTCTTCCTGTTTCTAGTAATGTATATATTCACTGCATTGGGAAACTTGGGTATGATGATTTTAATTGGGCTGAATTCAAACCTACACACCCCaatgtactttttcctttttaatttgtcCTTCATAGATTTCTTTTATTCGTCTGTTTTTACACCCAAAATGCTAGTTAACTTCATATCTAAGGAGAATATTATCTCCTACATGGGGTGCATGACACAGCTTtactttttgtgcttttttggtaTTTCTGAATGCTATGTGCTGACATCAATGGCCTAtgatcgctatgtggccatcCGTAAACCACTTTTGTATAGCGTTGTCATGTCCCATAAAGTGTGTTCCAGCCTTATGCTTGGTTCATACTTGATGGCATTTTCTGGTGCCATGGCCCACACTGGATATATGCTGAGACTGACGTTCTGTGATGCAAATACCATCAACCATTATTTGTGTGAcatcttccctctgctccagctctcCTGCACAAGCACCTACGTCAATGAGCTGGAAGTTTTCATTGTGGTGGGCATCAATGTCATTGTGCCCAGTGTCACCATTTTTGTCTCTTATGGTTTCATCCTCTCCAGCATCCTCCACATCAGTTCCACAGAAGGCAGGTCCAAAGCATTCGGTACCTGCAGTTCCCACATAATtgccatttctctcttctttggatcAGGTGCATTTATGTATCTCAAGCCATCTTCTGCTGCATctatgaatgaaggaaaaatatcttCTGTCTTTTATACCAATACGGTTCCCTTGATGAATCCCTTAATTTATAGCCTgagaaataaagatgttaaaCTTGCTCTGAGAAAGACTCAGGATAAAGTTTTGATCAGATTCAGTATCTGTCTTTGCACGTAG